In the Syngnathus scovelli strain Florida chromosome 16, RoL_Ssco_1.2, whole genome shotgun sequence genome, one interval contains:
- the srcin1a gene encoding SRC kinase signaling inhibitor 1 isoform X5 translates to MSEADVPIGFNRMNRFRQSLPLSRSASQNKLRSPGVLFLQYGDETRRVHITHELSSLDTLHALIVHMFPQKLTAGMLKSPNTAVLIKDEARNVFYELEDVRDIQDRSVIKIYRKEPIYASYPAAAHLANGDLRRDMVYSSCDSSPTRRLNTLPSSSGSSGSPSRSRLSYSSGRPPSFAGSHSPHEQARHPHHAAAAAAHMANAALSPSPSAILERRDVKPDEEVSAKNLALMKNESLYADPYSLMHEGRLSIASTQSLAAIGDPFSFPVSSGLYRRGSVRSLSTYSAAALQGELDDSLYKPGGSLYADTYSATLGMGFRMAPSSPQKIPDMHLRDRDTYSGSPNRASPVRQNFRKDSVSSVFIDSPKSRPSSGSEPLCLTAGPGEGGRATPGFGSSLSGPDSDASRDHRLERMEAMEKQIASLTGLVQSVLTRAPDSDSTCGLLRLCMMAGCPPDQGADFSRTLPFSSSDKTDTNSDGSATGTGRLKKKAHTPSAPLALMPPPPSNSTPLNNVSRLQMQLHLHGLQQNANDLRKQLGQLRKTQLENQDSMRTLLKRTEAELNVRVADALRKQEDPLQRQRLLVEEERLKYLNEEELIIQQLHDLEKSVEDIQKESSVNHKLVSVQELEEKTAVLRKLGETLTELKNQFPSLQSKMRVVLRVEVEAVKFLKEEPHRLDALMKRCKTITDTLNTMRKQASDGVWKKHEDFTSSKHNEELRKFPDFDLPTSPPLAINDLGGGNSLSNWSPHTSLSRRHHGNPAGQHKDNHPPVPHKGKALEELERRSAADKALSVEVRLAAERDWEEKRASLTQYSAQDINRLLEETQAELLKAIPDLDFAAKQIKPASNATSSQAPQTPQSGTATPEHRSVNKPLQKKEGGSRLGSDELTVPRYRTEKPSKSPPPPPPRRSFPSSPGLITRSGEPLIPGKSVKKSDSEEAEIQKPHVKLRRTVSENPRPASTPPTLSGDKTDEEQEKSSAQLEGRPLRCIPHIMLTECPVRDVPRRSVTPSASPPQRELESQRSTDVKQEVTLLLTELEMRALSSLEAQELSGAMGVILQTRTVSAHGAALSEAHLSERPLLLLFREEATLKDAYRLLLSILEMSLPQPKPRKRSPPCSGQRSTLVMALRRGIETGDMVLKLQPSTDTQSPYGDANLSTSDLASAQSKAGENVRQSAYKRLDSLEETIRELENTLQELSGGSRPEDAEPKSSKKPPVPPKPLTSRQGGKVPPATAPKLKQLQQQNSTDKYKGGKREDFLKTQQQGAATVESAIRRRRAEGPMLRASPGQAKALLASLSAAGLSAEALLLSSALRQHRLLREQQQQQRALASAASLPSPNSRSPSPASSSSQTPTATLSSSSSPVLSPCSPTSLTSPTSSKASLEGLSGCKNGR, encoded by the exons CGCGTGCACATCACCCACGAGTTGAGCAGCCTGGACACCCTGCACGCCCTCATCGTGCACATGTTCCCGCAGAAGTTGACTGCCGGCATGCTCAAATCGCCCAACACGGCCGTGCTCATCAAAGACGAGGCGCGGAACGTCTTCTACGAGCTGGAGGACGTGCGTGACATCCAGGACCGCAGTGTCATCAAGATCTACCGCAAGGAGCCCATCTATGCCTCCTACCCGGCCGCCGCCCACCTGGCCAACGGGGACCTGCGG AGGGACATGGTGTACTCGTCCTGTGACTCCTCCCCGACTCGCCGCCTCAACACGCTTCCCTCGTCCTCGGGCTCTTCGGGCTCCCCTTCCCGCTCCCGCCTCTCCTACAGCAGCGGCCGCCCACCTTCCTTCGCCGGGTCCCACTCGCCCCACGAGCAGGCGCGCCACCCCCACCACGCTGCCGCGGCAGCAGCCCACATGGCCAACGCGGCCCTCTCGCCCTCGCCCAGTGCCATCCTTGAACGGCGTGACGTCAAGCCGGACGAGGAAGTCTCGGCGAAGAATTTGGCGCTGATGAAGAACGAGTCTTTGTACGCGGACCCCTACAGCCTGATGCACGAGGGCCGCCTCAGCATCGCCTCCACGCAGTCCCTGGCGGCCATCGGAGACCCCTTCAGTTTCCCCGTGTCCTCAGGCCTGTACCGCCGCGGCTCCGTGCGGTCCCTCAGCACATACTCCGCCGCCGCCCTGCAAGGGGAGCTGGACGATTCTCTCTACAAGCCTGGGGGGTCCCTATACGCCGACACGTACTCGGCCACGCTGGGCATGGGCTTCCGCATGGCGCCGTCATCCCCGCAGAAGATCCCCGACATGCACTTGCGGGACAGAGACACATACTCTGGCTCGCCCAACCGGGCTTCCCCTGTCAGGCAGAACTTCCGCAAGGACTCTGTGTCCTCTGTGTTCATAGACAGTCCCAAGTCCAGACCCAGCTCTGGCTCCGAGCCTCTCTGCCTCACCGCCGGACCAGGGGAGGGGGGCAGGGCTACACCCGGTTTTGGGTCATCGCTGTCCGGACCAGATTCTGATGCCAGCAG GGATCATCGTCTGGAGCGCATGGAGGCCATGGAGAAGCAGATCGCCAGCCTGACCGGCCTGGTCCAGAGCGTCCTGACCAGAGCGCCAGACAGTGACAGCAC ATGCGGCCTGCTGCGCCTCTGCATGATGGCGGGCTGCCCCCCGGACCAGGGAGCCGACTTCTCACGGACATTACCTTTCTCTTCCAGTGACAAGACCGACACCAACAGCGACGGCTCCGCCACTGGAA CAGGAcggctaaagaagaaag CTCACACGCCGTCGGCCCCGCTGGCGctgatgccgccgccgccgtctaaCTCGACGCCGCTGAACAACGTCAGCCGCCTGCAGATGCAGCTGCACTTGCACGGGCTGCAGCAGAACGCCAACGACCTGCGCAAGCAGCTCGGACAGTTGCGTAAGACGCAG CTGGAGAACCAGGACTCCATGCGCACGCTGCTGAAGCGTACCGAAGCCGAGCTGAATGTGCGCGTGGCCGACGCCCTCCGCAAGCAGGAGGACCCCCTACAGAGGCAGCGCCTCCTGGTGGAGGAAGAGAGGCTCAAGTATCTCAACGAGGAGGAGCTCATCATTCAGCAGCTTCA TGACCTGGAGAAGTCGGTGGAGGACATCCAGAAGGAGTCGTCCGTTAACCACAAGCTGGTGAGCGTGCAGGAGTTAGAGGAGAAGACGGCCGTCCTCCGAAAGTTAGGCGAGACGCTCACCGAGCTCAAGA ATCAGTTCCCCAGCCTTCAGAGCAAGATGCGAGTGGTGCTGCGGGTGGAAGTAGAGGCGGTCAAGTTCCTGAAGGAGGAGCCGCACAGGCTGGACGCCTTGATGAAACGCTGCAAGACCATCACGGACACCCTCAACACCATGCGCAA GCAAGCCAGCGACGGCGTGTGGAAAAAACACGAGGACTTCACCTCGTCCAAGcacaacgaggagctgagaaagtTCCCGGATTTCGATCTGCCCACCAGCCCGCCGCTCGCCATCAATGACCTCGGGGGAGGAAACAGCCTGTCCAACTGGAGCCCGCACACTAGCCTCTCCCGCCGCCACCACGGGAACCCGGCGGGCCAGCACAAGGACAATCACCCGCCCGTCCCTCACAAGGGCAAAGCCCTGGAGGAGCTAGAACGCCGAAGCGCTGCTGATAAAGCCTTGTCCGTCGAAGTTCGCCTG GCGGCCGAGCGGGACTGGGAGGAGAAGCGGGCCAGCCTGACCCAGTACAGCGCTCAGGACATCAACCGACTGCTGGAGGAGACGCAGGCCGAGCTCCTGAAGGCCATACCCGACCTGGACTTTGCCGCCAAGCAGATCAAGCCCGCCTCCAACGCCACGTCCTCGCAGGCGCCCCAGACGCCTCAGAGTGGGACGGCCACTCCCGAGCACCGCAGCGTCAACAAGCCCCTGCAGAAGAAGGAAGGCGGGTCCAGGCTGGGATCCG ATGAGCTGACGGTGCCTCGCTACCGCACAGAGAAACCCTCCAAGTCTCCCCCGCCGCCCCCACCCAGACGCAGCTTCCCTTCATCACCGGGCTTGATCACCCGCAGCGGGGAGCCCCTCATTCCCGGAAAAAGCGTCAAG AAATCCGACTCTGAGGAGGCAGAGATCCAGAAGCCTCACGTGAAACTGAGGCGGACGGTGTCGGAAAACCCTCGTCCGGCTTCCACGCCTCCGACGCTGTCCGGAGACAAGACAGACGAAGAGCAGGAGAAAAGTTCTGCCCAGTTGGAG GGCAGACCTTTGCGTTGCATTCCGCACATCATGTTGACCGAGTGTCCCGTCCGAGATGTGCCTCGTCGTTCGGTGACGCCGAGCGCTTCGCCCCCTCAGCGCGAACTGGAGTCACAGCGCTCCACGGACGTCAAACAAGAAGTGACTTTGCTCTTGACCGAACTGGAGATGAGGGCGCTGTCGTCCTTGGAGGCCCAGGAGCTGAGCGGCGCCATGGGAGTCATTTTGCAAACGCGCACCGTCTCGGCGCACGGCGCGGCGCTCTCGGAGGCGCACTTGAGTGAGCGgccactgctgctgctcttcaGGGAGGAAGCCACGCTCAAGGACGCATACAGGCTCTTGCTTTCAATTTTGGAGATGTCGCTACCGCAGCCCAAACCCAGAAAAAGATCCCCGCCCTGCTCGGGCCAGCGGAGCACCTTGGTGATGGCTCTGAGGAGAGGCATTGAGACGGGGGACATGGTTCTGAAACTCCAACCTAGCACCGACACCCAAAGTCCATATGGAGATGCAAATCTTTCAACATCAGACCTCGCCTCCGCACAGTCCAAAGCAGGAGAAAACGTCCGGCAGAGTGCCTACAAAAGGCTCGACAGCTTGGAGGAGACCATTCGAGAGTTGGAGAACACTTTGCAGGAGCTCAGCGGAGGCTCCCGTCCGGAGGACGCCGAGCCCAAATCGAGCAAGAAGCCGCCAGTCCCGCCCAAGCCGCTGACGTCGAGACAG GGCGGGAAGGTTCCGCCTGCCACGGCCCCCAAACTGAAACAGCTTCAGCAGCAAAATAGCACAGACAAGTACAAAGGCGGCAAGAGGGAGGACTTCCTGAAGACCCAGCAGCAG GGAGCCGCGACCGTTGAGTCGGCGATCCGCCGCAGGAGGGCGGAGGGCCCCATGCTGAGGGCGTCGCCCGGCCAGGCCAAGGCGCTGCTGGCCAGCCTGTCGGCCGCCGGCCTGAGCGCCGAGGCCCTGCTGCTGTCCTCCGCCCTGCGCCAGCACCGCCTCCTCCgcgaacagcagcagcagcaacgggCGTTGGCCTCCGCGGCCTCCCTGCCCTCGCCCAACAGCCGCTCGCCCTCGCCCGCCTCCTCCTCGTCGCAGACGCCCACCGCCACCCTGTCCTCATCCTCCTCGCCCGTCCTGTCGCCCTGCTCGCCCACGTCGCTCACATCGCCCACCTCGTCCAAAGCTAGTTTGGAGGGCCTCAGCGGCTGCAAAAATGGACGCTAA
- the fmnl1a gene encoding formin-like protein 1, producing MGNAGGSEQDQPTDSQSRSPVSIMSEPGAPTLPKKQPATPKLPMPAEKELEERFNVVLSYMNLPPDKLELLRQYDNEKKWELVCDQERFRVKSSPSTYPARIKSFYPDQVVVGRRKKRIQEATKVLKDLEISLRTNHIGWAQEFLNEQNKGLDVLVEYLSLAQSDAPIDVEISENGSNLSDGSKPVNGRSIEDMTKTGTGGGLHSHGMTRAARALTVRISSTLGNKMHKKCPSPSSRDDVHVCIMCLRAIMNYQSGFHLVMSHPRCVNEITLSLNSRNHRTKALVLELLAAVCLVRGGHDIILSAFDNFREVRKERYRFEKLMEYFINEDCNIDFMVACMQFINIVVHSVENMNFRVHLQYEFTNLGLDKYLESLRDTESEKLQVQIQAYLDNVLDVGALLEDAENRGGVLEHMDELEHQNVELNSQLQEIESQTAEKISELETQLMQATKETELLKESLRESCSQVSTLQQREREKELDREREKERERMSVVATSELDLKIQELQEKGLICLTRTASGCLDIKVMPVTETECDSAPKSKVDVACSASFIIDSSAPPSPPKPPSPGGEPPATKGGELPTPPPPPPLASGGPPPPPPPPPPPPPVTSGGGPPPPPPPQQAAGGGGPPPPPPPPPPFAAGGGPPPPPPPPPAAGEGQPPPPPPPGVSPPGAPGLKSKKPIQTKFRMPLLNWQPLKPNQVTGTVFHELNDEKVLEELNMEMFEEQFKTKAQDNATDLTKGKKKLMQKTVTKTSLIDANKAKNLAITLRKAGMSPMEICTAIETYDQQSLSIDFLELLEHFIPSDFEIKLLNNYENDGRPLEELTDEDRFILNFGKIPRLSQRINTLTFMGNFPDSIKRLQPQINSVIAASMSIKSSAKLKKILEIVLAFGNYMNSSKRGAAYGFRLQSLDLLLETKSTDRTQTLLHFIANIVNEKYPELANFHTELHFVDKAGLVSLDSILQDIRSLERGMEMTKREFLVQDDSPVLKEFIKSNSEQLESLMKDSKTAQEAYCSAVEYFGENPKTTQPAMFFPLFARFIKGYKKADQDNQLKKKMELEMSQEKDSPTKPTGLKGPSMPKMDFIAELKRKQVQPQVREGKDGALEDIITDLRNTPFRRTDGRRAAQRSDT from the exons ATGGGGAATGCTGGGGGGTCGGAGCAGGACCAGCCGACCGACAGCCAGTCCAGGAGCCCGGTGTCCATCATGAGTGAGCCCGGCGCCCCGACGCTGCCCAAGAAGCAGCCGGCTACCCCCAAGCTGCCCATGCCCGCTGAGAAGGAGCTGGAGGAGCGCTTCAATGTGGTGCTG AGTTACATGAACCTGCCACCCGATAAACTGGAGCTGTTGAGGCAGTATGACAATGAAAAGAAATGGGAGCTTGTCTGTGACCAG GAGCGCTTCCGGGTGAAAAGCTCTCCATCCACGTATCCGGCCAGGATCAAGAGCTTCTACCCGGACCAAGTGGTAGTGGGTCGCCGG AAAAAAAGAATCCAAGAAGCCACCAAGGTCCTCAAGGATTTGGAAATATCCCTGCGCACAAACCACATTGG TTGGGCTCAAGAGTTCCTCAATGAGCAGAATAAAGGTCTGGACGTGTTGGTGGAGTATTTGTCTCTCGCCCAGAGTGACGCCCC CATTGACGTGGAGATCAGCGAGAACGGCAGCAACCTAAGCGACGGATCCAAGCCAGTTAACGGGAGATCCATTGAGGACATGACCAAGACCGGCACCGGTGGCGGCTTACATTCGCACGGGATGACCCGGGCGGCACGAGCGCTCACAGTGAG AATCAGCTCCACTCTGGGCAACAAAATGCATAAGAAGTGTCCTTCTCCAAGTAGCAGAGATGACGTGCACGTGTGTATCATGTGCTTGAGGGCCATCATGAACTACCAG TCGGGTTTCCATTTGGTGATGAGCCACCCGCGTTGCGTCAATGAGATCACGCTCAGTCTGAACAGCAGAAatcacag GACCAAGGCCTTGGTACTGGAGCTGCTGGCTGCCGTCTGTCTGGTCAGAGGAGGACATGACATCATCCTGTCGGCCTTTGACAACTTCAGAGAG GTGAGAAAAGAGAGGTACCGCTTTGAGAAGCTAATGGAGTATTTTATCAACGAAGACTGCAACATTGACTTCATG GTGGCCTGCATGCAGTTCATCAACATTGTGGTCCATTCCGTGGAGAACATGAACTTCCGCGTGCACTTGCAGTACGAATTCACCAACTTGGGATTGGACAAGTATCTGGAA AGTCTGCGGGACACGGAGAGCGAGAAGCTTCAAGTGCAAATCCAGGCTTACCTGGATAACGTGCTGGATGTCGGCGCTCTGTTGGAGGACGCCGAGAACCGAGGAGGTGTTCTGGAGCACATGGACGAACTGGAGCACCAAAACGTTGAG CTCAACTCTCAGCTCCAAGAGATCGAGTCTCAGACCGCGGAGAAGATTTCCGAGCTGGAGACTCAACTCATGCAGGCCACCAAAGAGACAGAGTTGCTCAAG GAAAGCCTGAGAGAGTCGTGTTCTCAGGTGAGCACCTTGCAGCAGAGGGAACGAGAGAAGGAGCTGGACAGGGAGCGGGAGAAGGAGAGGGAGCGTATGAGCGTGGTGGCTACATCTGAGCTGGACCTGAAGATCCAGGAGCTGCAGGAGAAGGGTTTGATCTGCTTGACCAGGACCGCCTCGGGATGTTTGGACATCAAGGTTATGCCCGTCACGGAGACCGAGTGCGACTCGGCACCAAAAAGCAAAGTCGACGTGGCTTGCTCCGCCTCATTTATAATCGATTCCTCGGCACCTCCTTCTCCACCAAAACCACCTTCTCCTGGAGGAGAGCCACCTGCCACCAAAGGTGGGGAGCTACCAAcgcctcctccgcctcctccactTGCCAGTGGagggccaccaccaccaccacctcccccccccccaccacctccaGTTACTTCTGGAGGTGGGCCACCACCTCCACCACCTCCACAGCAAGCTGCTGGTGGAGGTGGGCCGCCACCTCCGCCCCCACCGCCACCTCCATTTGCTGCCGGAGGTGGGCCACCACCTCCACCGCCTCCTCCACCTGCTGCCGGAGAAGGGCAGCCCCCTCCGCCGCCTCCACCTGGTGTTTCTCCGCCAGGAGCACCCG GGTTGAAGAGCAAGAAGCCCATCCAGACTAAGTTTAGGATGCCGTTGTTGAACTGGCAGCCTCTAAAACCGAATCAGGTCACAGGAACTGTGTTTCATGAGCTGAATGATGAGAAAGTCTTGGAG GAGCTGAACATGGAAATGTTTGAAGAACAGTTCAAGACCAAGGCACAGGATAACGCGACAGACCTGACTAAGGGGAAAAAGAAGTTAATGCAGAAGACTGTCACCAAGACATCTTTGATTGACGCCAACAAGGCCAAGAATTTGGCCATCACGCTGCGCAAAGCGGGGATGAGTCCTATGGAGATCTGCACCGCTATCGAGAC GTACGATCAGCAATCCTTGTCCATTGACTTTCTGGAACTACTGGAGCACTTCATACCCTCGGACTTTGAGATAAAACTGCTGAACAACTACGAGAATGATGGACGGCCCCTTGAGGAACTGACGGATGAAGACCGCTTCATTTTGAACTTTGGGAAGATCCCTCGCCTGAGCCAACGGATTAACACGCTCACCTTCATGGGAAACTTCCCCGACAGCATCAAGAGGCTGCAGCCG CAAATCAACTCCGTCATCGCAGCGTCCATGTCCATCAAGTCTTCAGCCAAACTAAAGAAGATCTTAGAG atcGTTTTAGCATTTGGCAACTACATGAACAGCAGCAAGCGAGGAGCAGCTTATGGCTTTAGACTTCAGAGTCTGGACCTT TTGCTGGAAACAAAGTCCACAGACCGCACACAGACGCTGCTCCACTTCATTGCCAACATTGTCAATGAGAAGTATCCAGAATTGGCTAACTTCCACACAGAGCTCCACTTTGTGGACAAGGCAGGCCTCG TGTCCTTGGATAGCATCCTCCAGGACATCCGCTCCCTGGAGCGAGGGATGGAAATGACCAAGAGGGAGTTCCTGGTCCAGGATGACAGCCCGGTCTTGAAGGAGTTCATCAAGAGCAATAGCGAGCAGTTGGAGTCTCTGATGAAAGACAGCAAGACTGCTCAG GAGGCTTATTGCTCTGCTGTGGAGTATTTTGGGGAGAACCCCAAAACTACTCAGCCAGCCATGTTCTTCCCGCTCTTTGCACGCTTCATCAAAGGGTACAAG AAAGCCGACCAAGATAATCAGCTGAAGAAGAAAATGGAGCTCGAGATGAGCCAAGAGAAAGATAGTCCGACAAAGCCTACAGGCCTAAAG GGTCCTTCCATGCCCAAGATGGACTTCATTGCTGAGCTGAAGCGGaagcaggtgcaacctcaggTGCGCGAGGGCAAGGATGGTGCTTTGGAGGACATCATCACAG ATCTGAGGAACACGCCATTCCGCCGCACGGATGGTCGCCGGGCAGCTCAGCGCTCGGACACCTAA
- the mlx gene encoding max-like protein X: MADPTTSPEDHAKHSDVAFADGVFDPILFADASRTGNLVSRANSISSTSASSVPNTDDEDSDCRHETLYKTSCKDRRRQAHTQAEQKRRDAIKKGYDDLQSVVPTCLQSEFAVGAQKISKATILQKTIEYIKFLHKEKKKQEEEVSRLRKEVTALKIMKTNYEQIVKAYQNHPQQGADQVSDQIKFNIFQSIMDSLFYTFSSSVSVNSFQELSASVINWIEEHCKPLMLKEFVVSVLRQVNGQLY; this comes from the exons ATGGCGGATCCGACGACGTCGCCCGAGGACCACGCCAAG CACTCAGATGTGGCGTTCGCCGATGGCGTCTTTGACCCCA TTCTCTTTGCTGACGCGTCCAGGACGGGGAACCTGGTGTCGAGGGCCAACAGCATCAGCTCAACAAGTGCCTCCTCGGTTCCAAACACAG ATGACGAGGATAGCGACTGCAGGCACGAGACATTATACAAGACTTCCTGCAAAGATCGGCGGAGGCAAGCGCACACGCAGGCCGAGCAGAAGCGGCGTGACGCCATCAAG AAAGGCTATGATGATCTGCAGTCGGTTGTGCCAACATGCCTGCAGTCTGAATTTGCGGTGGGAGCTCAGAAGATCAGCAAGGCCACCATCTTGCAGAAGA CCATCGAATATATCAAGTTTCTTCACAAAGAGAAAAAGAAGCAGGAGGAGGAAGTTTCCCGTCTAAGGAAAGAAGTGACGGCGCTGAAGATTATGAAAAC AAACTATGAGCAGATTGTGAAGGCATACCAGAACCATCCACAGCAAGGCGCGGACCAGGTGTCGGACCAGATCAAGTTCAACATCTTCCAGAGCATCATGGACTCGCTCTTCTACACCTTCAGCAGCTCCGTGTCGGTCAACAGCTTCCAGGAGCTGTCGGCCAGCGTGATTAATTGGATCGAGGAGCACTGCAAGCCGCTG ATGCTGAAGGAATTTGTCGTCAGCGTGTTGCGGCAGGTCAACGGGCAGCTCTACTGA
- the psmc3ip gene encoding homologous-pairing protein 2 homolog yields MSKKDNTDSAGVILAYLNAKNRPYSAQDVFCNLQSQHGLGRTAVVKSMELLALEGKIKEKTYGKQKIYFADQAQFKDVNDADLKAMDVRIASLNEEMQALSQSCGQLNAELKELNNSLTREEMVSEIARLRDECSECHKRLDKIKSANNHVTPEEKDKVLKEHNVYVKEWRKRKRLTSDIMDTILEGYPKSKKEFLEEVGVETDEDYKVVLPTI; encoded by the exons ATGAGTAAAAAGGACAACACTGACA GCGCCGGGGTCATCCTTGCCTACCTGAATGCCAAGAACCGTCCTTACAGTGCCCAGGATGTCTTCTGTAACCTACAAAGCCAACACGGATTGGGCAGAACG GCAGTGGTCAAATCCATGGAGCTACTGGCTCTGGAGGGCAAGATAAAAGAGAAGACTTATGGCAAACAGAAGATTTATTTTGCTGATCAG GCTCAGTTTAAAGATGTGAATGATGCAGACTTGAAGGCCATGGACGTTCGCATTGCCAGCCTCAATGAGGAGATGCAGGCCCTCAGCCAGAGCTGCGGACAGCTGAATGCAG AGCTGAAGGAGCTCAACAACAGTCTGACCAGAGAGGAAATGGTATCAGAGATCGCCAGGCTGAGAGATGAGTGTTCAGAATGTCACAAGCGTCTGGACAAGATAAAGTCGGCCAACAATCATGTCACGCCAGAGGAGAAAGACAAG GTTTTGAAAGAACACAATGTTTACGTGAAAGAGTGGCGAAAGAGGAAGAGACTG ACTTCGGATATTATGGACACCATCCTGGAGGGATATCCCAAGAGCAAGAAAGAGTTCCTG GAGGAAGTTGGCGTGGAGACTGATGAAGACTACAAGGTGGTCCTGCCGACTATTTGA